Proteins found in one Lysinibacillus fusiformis genomic segment:
- a CDS encoding sensor histidine kinase encodes MIALLYSILCSFQGIIIVNGVSYSISILIFLILMLIARKKYKYTYSSIIAALLLSAIFLLKQILIMKIILYIIPSKFYLQSILFMLLICFLILMCVYKSKITILPPQSESFTGIEKNSNMKYNFIFVYFVLTLIIFWLVFFIENINLFLYLHQILIFSFTFLVFFLLIYLIKKVIYSNMEKVELLKYKRNQSELLSFMSIIRTQRHDFNFHLQAISGMLDNKRYIECSDYVKTMVKESNLMNEVLPLYHPAISALLITFKEVAEQKGINLDILIYNNLENIPCTVYDVNKIIGNLVQNAIDEVEKNIELEQNIAPWIQIMIFSRNGNNVIKVSNKISSNFNNFRNIFSHEYSTKEEHEGIGLTSVQLILSKCNGTIYTEFEEETIHFIAKIPFSIEQF; translated from the coding sequence ATGATTGCATTATTATATAGCATTCTTTGCTCATTTCAAGGAATCATTATAGTTAACGGTGTTAGTTATTCTATAAGTATTCTCATTTTTTTAATACTAATGCTAATTGCTAGGAAGAAATATAAATATACTTATTCTTCTATTATAGCAGCATTATTATTGTCCGCAATTTTTTTGTTAAAACAAATATTAATTATGAAGATTATTTTATATATAATTCCTAGTAAATTCTACTTGCAATCAATTCTATTTATGTTACTCATTTGTTTTTTAATACTAATGTGTGTTTATAAATCAAAGATAACTATTTTGCCACCACAATCAGAAAGTTTTACTGGAATAGAAAAAAACTCTAATATGAAATATAATTTCATTTTTGTGTATTTTGTTTTGACATTAATAATATTTTGGCTTGTTTTTTTCATTGAAAATATAAATTTATTTCTTTATTTACATCAGATTTTAATTTTTTCATTCACTTTCTTAGTATTTTTCCTCTTAATATATTTAATTAAAAAAGTAATTTATTCAAATATGGAAAAAGTAGAACTACTAAAGTATAAGAGGAACCAATCTGAATTGCTAAGTTTTATGAGTATTATAAGAACTCAACGTCATGATTTTAATTTTCATTTACAGGCGATATCTGGAATGCTTGATAATAAACGATATATAGAATGTAGTGACTATGTAAAGACAATGGTTAAGGAGAGTAATTTAATGAATGAGGTACTACCCTTATATCATCCTGCAATTAGCGCACTACTGATTACTTTTAAAGAAGTAGCTGAACAAAAAGGGATAAACCTAGATATTCTTATTTATAATAATTTAGAAAATATTCCTTGTACTGTGTATGATGTTAATAAAATTATTGGAAACTTAGTGCAGAATGCTATAGATGAGGTAGAAAAGAACATTGAACTAGAACAAAATATTGCTCCATGGATTCAGATAATGATTTTTTCACGTAACGGAAATAATGTAATAAAAGTATCTAATAAAATAAGTAGTAATTTTAATAATTTTAGAAATATTTTTAGTCATGAATATTCTACTAAAGAAGAACATGAAGGAATCGGGCTTACCTCAGTTCAATTAATTCTCTCTAAATGTAATGGAACAATTTATACTGAATTTGAGGAGGAGACTATTCATTTTATTGCAAAAATCCCTTTTAGTATTGAACAATTTTAA
- a CDS encoding TldD/PmbA family protein has protein sequence MIQQGTLERVLNAAISTGGDFAEIFVEDKTISNMNMVGGVLEKAVSGRDFGIGIRILNRNFCIYAYTNDFSEENLIRVAKAAAQGIFGQKQDIVIDLRKSLIENPHDMKIIPNSIGKSEKVEWLRRAHYAAKENDSVIEQTHMSYNESIQNVLIANTEGILVEDIRSLNRLALMAVAAEGTDKETGIISPGYFGGLEHIKNLDIESHAREAARSAKTILNASFAPSGKFPVIIDNAFGGVIFHEACGHGLEATCVADNASVFSGKLGEYVASPLVSAFDDGTILNSWGSINIDDEGMKSQRNMLIKDGVLKGYLIDKLGSRKMGMAPTGSGRRESYKFSPTSRMTNTFIAAGNSTPEEIISNTEYAIYAKYMDGGSVNTATGEYNFNISEGYIVRDGKIAEAIKGATLIGDGMSTLKNIDMVGNNLELGIGMCGSKSGVIPVTVGQPMIRVSELTVGGR, from the coding sequence GTGATACAACAAGGTACGCTTGAAAGAGTCCTTAATGCAGCAATAAGTACTGGTGGAGATTTTGCTGAAATATTTGTGGAAGATAAAACGATAAGTAATATGAATATGGTTGGAGGAGTACTTGAAAAAGCCGTCTCAGGAAGAGATTTTGGAATAGGAATTCGCATTCTAAATAGGAATTTTTGTATTTATGCCTATACAAATGATTTTAGTGAAGAGAACCTGATAAGGGTAGCTAAAGCTGCTGCACAAGGAATTTTTGGGCAAAAACAAGATATAGTAATTGATTTACGTAAGAGTTTAATAGAAAATCCTCATGATATGAAAATTATACCTAATAGTATTGGGAAAAGCGAAAAAGTTGAATGGCTAAGAAGGGCCCATTATGCGGCAAAAGAAAATGATTCGGTTATTGAACAGACACATATGTCTTATAACGAATCTATTCAAAATGTTTTAATTGCTAACACAGAAGGCATTTTAGTAGAAGATATAAGAAGTTTGAATAGATTAGCATTGATGGCTGTTGCTGCTGAAGGAACTGATAAAGAAACGGGTATCATAAGTCCAGGTTACTTTGGCGGGTTGGAGCATATTAAAAACTTAGATATAGAATCTCATGCAAGAGAAGCTGCAAGAAGTGCCAAAACCATTCTTAATGCTAGTTTTGCTCCTTCTGGAAAGTTTCCAGTTATTATAGATAATGCATTTGGCGGAGTTATTTTCCACGAAGCATGTGGGCATGGGTTAGAAGCAACGTGTGTTGCAGATAATGCATCTGTTTTCTCAGGAAAATTAGGAGAATACGTAGCATCACCTCTTGTTAGTGCGTTTGATGATGGAACGATTCTTAATTCATGGGGTTCAATAAACATTGATGACGAGGGAATGAAAAGTCAGAGAAACATGTTAATTAAAGATGGTGTCCTAAAAGGATATCTTATCGACAAACTAGGTAGCCGTAAAATGGGGATGGCTCCGACAGGTTCTGGCAGAAGGGAATCATATAAATTTAGTCCTACTTCTCGCATGACTAATACATTTATTGCAGCTGGAAATTCTACTCCAGAAGAGATTATTTCGAATACTGAATATGCAATTTATGCAAAATATATGGATGGGGGATCGGTAAACACAGCGACAGGTGAATATAACTTTAATATAAGTGAAGGTTACATTGTTAGAGACGGTAAAATTGCAGAGGCAATAAAGGGGGCTACTCTTATTGGAGATGGGATGTCCACTTTAAAAAATATTGATATGGTAGGAAATAATTTAGAATTAGGTATTGGTATGTGCGGATCGAAAAGCGGTGTAATCCCAGTAACAGTAGGTCAACCTATGATTAGGGTTTCAGAATTAACAGTTGGTGGAAGATAG
- a CDS encoding TldD/PmbA family protein — MNLKDFQQKLFESGKKFGFSDMEVFYTLNKSTSISVQNKTIKDYDIAETSGLSFRGKFKEKIGYSFVEKISEESIDFVLNDAIENAKIIELNDEEVLFDGSGNYEQIKKYSEVLENTPVSKLIDAAFEMEDIVLKEDSRIKQVLECNLSKTEYEVSIINTKGLNCYSKGCIVNAAAYVMANEGEQNTTGYSSDYTMKDFSDINLHNIAKKSASEAISKLGAKTLKSGKYPVIFRHDMAGVLFSAFITNLSGENIEKGLSKLKGKIGEKIAGNNINVFEDPLMDGVPGATTFDAEGSPARKIKLIENGKLLTFMHNRRTAKKAGEQSTGNAFKNNYRSAITVGPHNVYLKPGEKNLDDLIEKTEKGVLIIELQGTHSGINSISGDFSLYATGFLIEDGKLAYPVNQITVSGNVFELWNDIDDIGNDLMFKSNISAPSTKVRMLSISGD, encoded by the coding sequence ATGAATTTAAAGGATTTTCAACAAAAATTATTCGAAAGCGGTAAGAAGTTTGGATTTAGTGATATGGAAGTATTTTATACATTAAATAAATCAACTTCCATAAGTGTTCAAAATAAAACTATTAAAGATTACGATATTGCAGAAACTTCTGGTCTTTCATTTAGAGGGAAATTCAAAGAGAAAATAGGATATTCCTTTGTAGAAAAGATTAGTGAAGAATCTATTGACTTTGTACTTAATGATGCTATAGAAAATGCAAAAATAATTGAATTAAATGATGAGGAAGTACTTTTTGATGGCTCAGGTAATTATGAACAAATAAAAAAATATTCGGAGGTATTGGAAAATACTCCAGTTAGCAAATTAATCGATGCTGCTTTTGAAATGGAAGATATTGTATTGAAAGAAGATTCAAGAATAAAACAGGTGTTAGAATGTAATCTTTCTAAAACAGAATATGAAGTTTCTATAATTAACACAAAAGGTCTTAATTGTTATTCAAAAGGTTGTATAGTGAATGCAGCTGCTTATGTAATGGCTAATGAAGGAGAACAAAATACAACTGGGTATTCAAGTGACTATACAATGAAAGACTTTTCGGATATTAATTTACATAATATTGCGAAAAAATCAGCTTCAGAAGCTATCTCTAAACTAGGTGCAAAAACCCTGAAGTCCGGGAAATATCCTGTTATATTCCGACATGATATGGCAGGGGTCTTATTCAGTGCATTTATTACTAATCTTTCAGGGGAAAACATAGAAAAAGGACTTTCAAAATTAAAAGGAAAAATTGGTGAAAAAATAGCAGGGAATAACATTAATGTCTTCGAAGATCCTTTAATGGACGGAGTACCTGGCGCTACTACTTTTGATGCTGAAGGAAGTCCAGCTAGAAAAATTAAATTGATTGAAAATGGAAAATTACTAACCTTTATGCATAACAGAAGAACTGCAAAAAAAGCTGGGGAGCAATCAACAGGTAATGCTTTTAAAAATAATTACCGTTCAGCTATAACAGTTGGTCCACATAATGTGTATTTAAAACCTGGAGAAAAAAACCTTGATGACTTAATAGAGAAAACAGAGAAAGGAGTCTTAATTATAGAACTCCAAGGAACTCATTCTGGAATAAATAGTATATCAGGAGACTTTTCGCTATATGCAACGGGCTTTTTAATTGAAGACGGAAAACTAGCTTACCCTGTAAACCAGATAACAGTATCAGGTAATGTTTTTGAACTGTGGAATGATATAGATGATATTGGAAATGATCTAATGTTTAAAAGCAATATCTCAGCACCGTCAACGAAGGTTAGGATGTTATCTATATCTGGAGATTGA